The Miscanthus floridulus cultivar M001 chromosome 17, ASM1932011v1, whole genome shotgun sequence genome has a window encoding:
- the LOC136516395 gene encoding putative disease resistance RPP13-like protein 1 isoform X2, which translates to MPQLAELVVPVPLQSHQGLCYLLQGELVGAMLAHHPSCFTIFGAELVPNCAMHAGHPTQISRVAASFSRALSFLHEEAPLLEDGIAVDSFMPTIARWHLRKRIEELENVVTDARKCPLLKQQSSSGWNDIGNMNRRSITSSTTWKVFGRDRERRMIQSMLREEPDDRAPGTSSSKCYSVICIHGIAGSGKTTLAQYVCDHENKNKEKYFNPIMLIHVSETFRVNDILHDMLEAITGDRHSDISGCKALQAKLVDKLSGTRFLLVLDDLWVNDENHQDLEEILSPFNVGKRGSRILVTARNKEAALGANNLIPISNLDEEQYFSMFMHYALDSTIFDDRKYIPIGRKIAKKLHRSPIAAVTVSGQLWRNPDISFWETAAKLDLLNKTKGALWWSYQQLDVDVRRCFEYCNIFPRRYELERDTLVHMWIAQGFVKAINAREQEDVEDVGQDYFHDLHSCAFLQLKRKTSSDIDSGEYFTVHDLLHDLAESVAGSDCVRINRGVIGQIPKYVRHLCIESYNEEAFPEQILELRNLSTLLMCYSVKKISQDDFKCVLMHLKKLRVVQLDVQWLGRIPACIGELRHLRYLGISTPPPCDMTLPTEVTKLYHLQVLSVPPNTLLHCSSEEKMSNLINLRHMLTWYGLNFPNIGRLTSLQSLYHFYVKNEMGYEIQQLEHLNNLRGKLFIECLENVRSKEEALQARLADKVHLTELTLQWGGIDEISRRKQSAIEEMRKVFFSPVTPVNVSEWKHHQRCPPELQEEVLEALRPPSQITSLCIRNYDGRRYPRWLSGEQDTRDLNSTDVSHLQYLMFWDCNGSCIPPKIGKLFVHIFRLTVTGCSWTSLPDNLDHLESLKELNIQECPNIESLPQLPRFLKTLVLSQCNRSLTDSCRTKGHPNWQKIRHITEKIIS; encoded by the exons ATGCCGCAGCTGGCTGAATTGGTTGTTCCAGTGCCTCTCCAAAGCCATCAGGGCTTGTGTTACCTGTTGCAAGGGGAGTTGGTTGGGGCGATGCTTGCGCACCACCCGAGCTGCTTTACAATTTTTGGCGCTGAGCTTGTACCCAACTGTGCGATGCATGCAGGCCACCCTACACAGATCAGCCGTGTTGCTGCCAGTTTCTCGCGTGCCCTCAGTTTCCTTCATGAGGAGGCTCCATTGCTG GAGGATGGCATTGCTGTAGATTCTTTCATGCCTACTATTGCCAGATGGCACTTGAGGAAAAGAATAGAGGAGCTAGAAAATGTTGTCACCGATGCGCGGAAATGTCCTCTGTTGAAGCAACAAAGCAGTAGTGGATGGAATGATATTGGCAACATGAACAGGAGAAGCATTACATCTAGTACTACATGGAAAGTGTTTGGTCGTGATAGGGAGCGTCGTATGATACAGAGTATGCTTCGTGAGGAACCAGATGATCGCGCACCAGGCACTAGTAGCAGTAAATGTTATTCTGTGATTTGCATACATGGCATTGCAGGGTCTGGAAAGACTACACTGGCACAATatgtttgtgaccatgaaaataaaaataaagagAAATATTTCAACCCAATCATGCTCATTCATGTTTCTGAGACTTTCAGAGTGAATGATATACTTCATGATATGCTTGAGGCGATCACTGGAGATCGGCACTCTGATATTAGTGGTTGTAAAGCTCTGCAAGCAAAGTTGGTCGATAAATTGAGCGGCACACGTTTCTTATTGGTACTGGATGATCTTTGGGTCAACGATGAGAATCACCAGGACCTGGAGGAGATACTTTCTCCCTTCAATGTTGGGAAGAGAGGAAGCAGAATCCTGGTGACTGCCCGAAATAAAGAGGCAGCTTTAGGTGCTAACAACCTTATTCCAATATCTAATTTGGATGAGGAACAATACTTCTCAATGTTCATGCATTATGCACTAGACAGTACAATTTTTGATGATCGAAAATACATACCAATTGGGCGAAAGATTGCTAAAAAGCTACACAGATCACCTATTGCAGCAGTAACAGTGTCCGGGCAGCTTTGGAGAAACCCGGATATCAGTTTTTGGGAAACAGCCGCAAAACTAGACTTATTGAATAAGACAAAGGGAGCTCTGTGGTGGAGCTATCAGCAACTTGATGTGGATGTCAGGCGATGTTTCGAGTACTGCAATATTTTTCCCAGAAGATATGAGTTGGAACGAGATACACTTGTTCATATGTGGATTGCACAGGGCTTTGTTAAGGCAATCAATGCAAGAGAGCAGGAGGATGTAGAAGATGTGGGCCAGGACTACTTCCATGACTTGCATTCATGTGCATTTCTTCAACTAAAAAGGAAAACTAGTTCTGATATTGATTCCGGAGAGTACTTCACAGTTCATGATTTGTTGCATGACTTAGCAGAGTCTGTTGCCGGCAGCGATTGTGTTAGAATTAACAGAGGTGTCATAGGACAAATTCCTAAATATGTCCGGCATCTTTGCATTGAGTCCTACAATGAAGAAGCATTCCCAGAGCAAATTCTGGAGTTGCGAAACTTGAGCACTCTATTAATGTGTTATTCTGTCAAGAAGATCAGTCAAGATGATTTTAAGTGTGTGCTCATGCATCTAAAGAAGCTGCGGGTGGTGCAGTTGGACGTCCAATGGTTGGGAAGGATCCCAGCATGCATAGGTGAACTAAGACATCTGCGGTACCTTGGTATTTCTACACCCCCTCCCTGCGACATGACTTTGCCAACTGAAGTTACCAAGCTTTACCATCTCCAGGTGCTCTCTGTGCCACCTAACACCCTTTTGCACTGTTCTTCCGAGGAAAAAATGTCCAACCTTATCAATTTGCGGCACATGCTCACGTGGTATGGCTTGAACTTTCCTAACATAGGGAGGTTGACATCACTCCAATCTCTTTATCACTTCTATGTTAAAAATGAGATGGGATATGAAATACAGCAGCTGGAACACCTAAACAACCTTCGCGGCAAGCTGTTTATTGAATGCCTCGAAAATGTTCGTAGCAAGGAGGAAGCTCTTCAAGCCAGGCTAGCTGACAAGGTACATTTAACAGAGCTGACACTGCAGTGGGGCGGTATTGATGAAATCTCCAGAAGGAAGCAAAGCGCAATAGAGGAAATGAGGAAGGTATTCTTTTCTCCTGTGACACCTGTGAACGTGTCAGAATGGAAACACCATCAGAGATGCCCCCCAGAACTTCAAGAGGAGGTACTTGAGGCACTCCGTCCACCATCCCAGATCACGTCACTTTGCATCAGAAACTATGATGGTCGGAGATACCCACGTTGGTTGTCAGGAGAACAGGACACTCGAGATTTGAACAGCACAGATGTTTCTCACTTGCAATATCTTATGTTCTGGGATTGCAATGGTTCATGTATTCCCCCCAAGATTGGTAAGCTTTTCGTTCATATCTTTAGGCTCACAGTTACAGGCTGCAGTTGGACCTCTTTGCCAGATAACTTGGACCATCTGGAATCACTGAAGGAACTGAACATCCAGGAGTGCCCAAATATTGAGTCACTGCCGCAACTACCCCGCTTCCTCAAGACGCTTGTACTTTCTCAATGCAACCGCTCTCTTACAGATAGCTGTCGGACCAAAGGGCACCCAAATTGGCAAAAGATAAGACATATCACTGAGAAAATAATTTCTTAG
- the LOC136516395 gene encoding disease resistance protein RGA2-like isoform X1, with protein MANSWRIAAAGWVITVFGWYLSPIINLLLNKILSNIGFDASRKLRELEIHTIAEMKQVLRDIEEQRMQRKARKERSAVSTLDLLAKDVKSALYQGEDILDLIDYYQIEKNIIGDGDSELQCRSWLNWLFQCLSKAIRACVTCCKGSWLGRCLRTTRAALQFLALSLYPTVRCMQATLHRSAVLLPVSRVPSVSFMRRLHCWYKSILTWSTNVIEIACSCRDWSYYAIVGSTCYQEDGIAVDSFMPTIARWHLRKRIEELENVVTDARKCPLLKQQSSSGWNDIGNMNRRSITSSTTWKVFGRDRERRMIQSMLREEPDDRAPGTSSSKCYSVICIHGIAGSGKTTLAQYVCDHENKNKEKYFNPIMLIHVSETFRVNDILHDMLEAITGDRHSDISGCKALQAKLVDKLSGTRFLLVLDDLWVNDENHQDLEEILSPFNVGKRGSRILVTARNKEAALGANNLIPISNLDEEQYFSMFMHYALDSTIFDDRKYIPIGRKIAKKLHRSPIAAVTVSGQLWRNPDISFWETAAKLDLLNKTKGALWWSYQQLDVDVRRCFEYCNIFPRRYELERDTLVHMWIAQGFVKAINAREQEDVEDVGQDYFHDLHSCAFLQLKRKTSSDIDSGEYFTVHDLLHDLAESVAGSDCVRINRGVIGQIPKYVRHLCIESYNEEAFPEQILELRNLSTLLMCYSVKKISQDDFKCVLMHLKKLRVVQLDVQWLGRIPACIGELRHLRYLGISTPPPCDMTLPTEVTKLYHLQVLSVPPNTLLHCSSEEKMSNLINLRHMLTWYGLNFPNIGRLTSLQSLYHFYVKNEMGYEIQQLEHLNNLRGKLFIECLENVRSKEEALQARLADKVHLTELTLQWGGIDEISRRKQSAIEEMRKVFFSPVTPVNVSEWKHHQRCPPELQEEVLEALRPPSQITSLCIRNYDGRRYPRWLSGEQDTRDLNSTDVSHLQYLMFWDCNGSCIPPKIGKLFVHIFRLTVTGCSWTSLPDNLDHLESLKELNIQECPNIESLPQLPRFLKTLVLSQCNRSLTDSCRTKGHPNWQKIRHITEKIIS; from the exons ATGGCAAATTCATGGAGGATTGCAGCGGCGGGGTGGGTCATAACCGTATTTGGTTGGTACCTGTCGCCCATCATCAACTTGCTCCTGAACAAGATCCTTTCCAACATCGGCTTTGATGCCTCGCGAAAGCTTCGCGAGCTGGAGATTCACACTATCGCAGAAATGAAGCAGGTGCTGAGGGACATAGAGGAGCAGAGGATGCAGAGAAAAGCGAGAAAAGAAAGATCTGCTGTGAGCACACTCGACTTACTGGCCAAGGATGTGAAGTCAGCCTTGTACCAAGGAGAAGACATTCTGGATCTCATCGATTATTACCAAATCGAGAAGAACATCATAGGTGACGGTGATTCTGAGCTACAATGCCGCAGCTGGCTGAATTGGTTGTTCCAGTGCCTCTCCAAAGCCATCAGGGCTTGTGTTACCTGTTGCAAGGGGAGTTGGTTGGGGCGATGCTTGCGCACCACCCGAGCTGCTTTACAATTTTTGGCGCTGAGCTTGTACCCAACTGTGCGATGCATGCAGGCCACCCTACACAGATCAGCCGTGTTGCTGCCAGTTTCTCGCGTGCCCTCAGTTTCCTTCATGAGGAGGCTCCATTGCTGGTATAAGTCCATACTCACCTGGTCCACCAATGTAATTGAGATTGCCTGTTCATGCCGGGACTGGTCCTACTACGCCATTGTTGGCAGCACATGTTACCAG GAGGATGGCATTGCTGTAGATTCTTTCATGCCTACTATTGCCAGATGGCACTTGAGGAAAAGAATAGAGGAGCTAGAAAATGTTGTCACCGATGCGCGGAAATGTCCTCTGTTGAAGCAACAAAGCAGTAGTGGATGGAATGATATTGGCAACATGAACAGGAGAAGCATTACATCTAGTACTACATGGAAAGTGTTTGGTCGTGATAGGGAGCGTCGTATGATACAGAGTATGCTTCGTGAGGAACCAGATGATCGCGCACCAGGCACTAGTAGCAGTAAATGTTATTCTGTGATTTGCATACATGGCATTGCAGGGTCTGGAAAGACTACACTGGCACAATatgtttgtgaccatgaaaataaaaataaagagAAATATTTCAACCCAATCATGCTCATTCATGTTTCTGAGACTTTCAGAGTGAATGATATACTTCATGATATGCTTGAGGCGATCACTGGAGATCGGCACTCTGATATTAGTGGTTGTAAAGCTCTGCAAGCAAAGTTGGTCGATAAATTGAGCGGCACACGTTTCTTATTGGTACTGGATGATCTTTGGGTCAACGATGAGAATCACCAGGACCTGGAGGAGATACTTTCTCCCTTCAATGTTGGGAAGAGAGGAAGCAGAATCCTGGTGACTGCCCGAAATAAAGAGGCAGCTTTAGGTGCTAACAACCTTATTCCAATATCTAATTTGGATGAGGAACAATACTTCTCAATGTTCATGCATTATGCACTAGACAGTACAATTTTTGATGATCGAAAATACATACCAATTGGGCGAAAGATTGCTAAAAAGCTACACAGATCACCTATTGCAGCAGTAACAGTGTCCGGGCAGCTTTGGAGAAACCCGGATATCAGTTTTTGGGAAACAGCCGCAAAACTAGACTTATTGAATAAGACAAAGGGAGCTCTGTGGTGGAGCTATCAGCAACTTGATGTGGATGTCAGGCGATGTTTCGAGTACTGCAATATTTTTCCCAGAAGATATGAGTTGGAACGAGATACACTTGTTCATATGTGGATTGCACAGGGCTTTGTTAAGGCAATCAATGCAAGAGAGCAGGAGGATGTAGAAGATGTGGGCCAGGACTACTTCCATGACTTGCATTCATGTGCATTTCTTCAACTAAAAAGGAAAACTAGTTCTGATATTGATTCCGGAGAGTACTTCACAGTTCATGATTTGTTGCATGACTTAGCAGAGTCTGTTGCCGGCAGCGATTGTGTTAGAATTAACAGAGGTGTCATAGGACAAATTCCTAAATATGTCCGGCATCTTTGCATTGAGTCCTACAATGAAGAAGCATTCCCAGAGCAAATTCTGGAGTTGCGAAACTTGAGCACTCTATTAATGTGTTATTCTGTCAAGAAGATCAGTCAAGATGATTTTAAGTGTGTGCTCATGCATCTAAAGAAGCTGCGGGTGGTGCAGTTGGACGTCCAATGGTTGGGAAGGATCCCAGCATGCATAGGTGAACTAAGACATCTGCGGTACCTTGGTATTTCTACACCCCCTCCCTGCGACATGACTTTGCCAACTGAAGTTACCAAGCTTTACCATCTCCAGGTGCTCTCTGTGCCACCTAACACCCTTTTGCACTGTTCTTCCGAGGAAAAAATGTCCAACCTTATCAATTTGCGGCACATGCTCACGTGGTATGGCTTGAACTTTCCTAACATAGGGAGGTTGACATCACTCCAATCTCTTTATCACTTCTATGTTAAAAATGAGATGGGATATGAAATACAGCAGCTGGAACACCTAAACAACCTTCGCGGCAAGCTGTTTATTGAATGCCTCGAAAATGTTCGTAGCAAGGAGGAAGCTCTTCAAGCCAGGCTAGCTGACAAGGTACATTTAACAGAGCTGACACTGCAGTGGGGCGGTATTGATGAAATCTCCAGAAGGAAGCAAAGCGCAATAGAGGAAATGAGGAAGGTATTCTTTTCTCCTGTGACACCTGTGAACGTGTCAGAATGGAAACACCATCAGAGATGCCCCCCAGAACTTCAAGAGGAGGTACTTGAGGCACTCCGTCCACCATCCCAGATCACGTCACTTTGCATCAGAAACTATGATGGTCGGAGATACCCACGTTGGTTGTCAGGAGAACAGGACACTCGAGATTTGAACAGCACAGATGTTTCTCACTTGCAATATCTTATGTTCTGGGATTGCAATGGTTCATGTATTCCCCCCAAGATTGGTAAGCTTTTCGTTCATATCTTTAGGCTCACAGTTACAGGCTGCAGTTGGACCTCTTTGCCAGATAACTTGGACCATCTGGAATCACTGAAGGAACTGAACATCCAGGAGTGCCCAAATATTGAGTCACTGCCGCAACTACCCCGCTTCCTCAAGACGCTTGTACTTTCTCAATGCAACCGCTCTCTTACAGATAGCTGTCGGACCAAAGGGCACCCAAATTGGCAAAAGATAAGACATATCACTGAGAAAATAATTTCTTAG